A genome region from Bufo gargarizans isolate SCDJY-AF-19 chromosome 2, ASM1485885v1, whole genome shotgun sequence includes the following:
- the SNUPN gene encoding snurportin-1 yields the protein MDALADALAGSFAVSSQLNSTSAPHPRLAQYKGKYSSLEQSERRRKLLELQKLKRLDYINHARRLAAGDWTDQDEEKKDDDKQTDDVDEDAEDMDVEPCKKLPRHYANQLMLSEWLIEIPPDLADLWLLVVCPTGKRSLVVASRGSTAAYTKSGYCVNRFPSLLPGGNRQNSATGKDYTILDCIYNEESRTYYVLDVMCWRGHPVYDCQTDFRFYWLQSKLQEEDGLCNISKINPFKFVGLQNFPCSLESIQCVLTQTYPYQVDGLLFYHKHTHYTPGSTPLVGWLRPYMAPEILGFPAPPGPLSEKPAYAQEQMRQILEHKKVGKGAAEGGRYELEHLSTIPPPQ from the exons ATGGACGCCCTCGCAGATGCCCTTGCAGGAAGCTTCGCTGTTTCTTCTCAACTCAATAGTACTTCAGCTCCTCATCCAAGATTAGCTCAATACAAAGGCAAATACAGCTCTCTGGAGCAGAGTGAGCGCAGGAGGAAACTGCTGGAACTCCAAAAATT AAAACGTTTGGACTACATAAACCACGCTCGTCGCCTTGCAGCTGGGGATTGGACAGACCAAGATGAAGAGAAGAAGGATGATGATAAACAAACAGATGATGTCGATGAAGACGCAGAGGACATGGATGTGGAGCCTTGCAAAAAGTTACCCAGACATTATGCTAACCAG CTCATGCTTTCTGAGTGGTTAATAGAAATTCCTCCAGACCTGGCTGATCTTTGGCTTCTTGTAGTCTGCCCCACTGGAAAGCGTTCTTTAGTTGTTGCTTCTCGG GGTTCAACGGCAGCTTATACTAAAAGTGGGTATTGCGTGAACAGGTTTCCATCACTACTACCTGGGGGAAACCGACAAAATAGTGCCACTGGTAAAG ACTACACTATTCTAGACTGTATTTACAATGAGGAATCCCGAACATATTATGTGTTGGATGTCATGTGTTGGAGAGGACACCCGGTGTATGACTGCCAG ACTGACTTTCGCTTTTACTGGCTTCAATCAAAATTGCAGGAGGAAGATGGGCTGTGTAATATTTCCAAGATCAATCCA ttcAAGTTTGTTGGTCTACAGAATTTCCCCTGCTCTCTGGAATCCATTCAATGTGTTCTCACACAAACCTATCCCTACCAG GTGGATGGCCTGTTATTTTACCACAAGCATACACACTATACTCCAGGTAGCACTCCACTGGTTGGGTGGCTACGTCCATATATGGCACCTGAAATTTTAGGATTCCCTGCCCCACCCGGACCCCTTTCAGAAAAGCCTGCCTACGCACAAGAGCAAATGCGCCAAATTCTTGAACACAAAAAAGTTGGGAAAGGAGCAGCAGAGGGAGGACGTTATGAATTAGAACATCTGTCTACAATTCCGCCACCTCAATAA